The proteins below come from a single Candidatus Binatia bacterium genomic window:
- a CDS encoding acylphosphatase has translation MTEERARLWLRIKGRVQGVGFRFSAVDEARRLALTGWVRNTSDGKVELVAEGPKEGLQRLATWCHVGPRGAQVTDVEE, from the coding sequence ATGACCGAAGAACGGGCACGCCTGTGGCTGCGCATCAAGGGGCGCGTACAAGGAGTCGGCTTTCGCTTCTCTGCGGTCGATGAGGCCCGCCGTCTCGCCCTCACGGGCTGGGTGCGCAACACCTCCGATGGTAAAGTCGAACTCGTGGCCGAGGGCCCGAAAGAGGGGCTGCAGCGTCTGGCGACATGGTGCCACGTTGGTCCACGCGGTGCCCAAGTGACCGACGTCGAAGAG